One genomic window of Tenacibaculum tangerinum includes the following:
- a CDS encoding DUF1493 family protein has translation MTNLELIKEISFKFVGISNISLKTKIGKDLGLDGDDAKEFLELIFAEFNFEGKKFPFEYYFNYENDLWGVKNFFNKIFNPKKYISQKDITIGEIIQFIETNKNEI, from the coding sequence ACTAATTTAGAGTTAATCAAAGAGATATCTTTTAAATTTGTAGGTATTTCAAATATATCTTTAAAAACGAAAATAGGTAAGGATTTGGGGTTAGATGGTGATGATGCAAAAGAATTTTTAGAATTAATTTTTGCTGAATTTAATTTTGAAGGAAAAAAATTTCCTTTTGAATACTATTTCAATTACGAAAATGATTTATGGGGAGTTAAGAATTTTTTTAATAAAATTTTTAACCCAAAAAAATATATTTCTCAAAAAGATATTACGATTGGTGAGATAATTCAATTTATAGAAACTAATAAAAATGAGATATAA